From the Paucidesulfovibrio gracilis DSM 16080 genome, one window contains:
- a CDS encoding DivIVA domain-containing protein: MNLSKIDLLNKRFSRSPLGYAPREVDQFLVEVAEALGEAADRHRELGRKAKRLEARLQEYRQRDETLRDTLMSTQKMVDELKVAAGREAEIVLQEANSKARSIVQRGHERLAQLHDEIEALKRQRNQFRIQVKGLVQAHLELLEGRDPEQDRLEDLESRVSFLKKAE, from the coding sequence GTGAACCTTTCCAAGATTGATCTGTTGAACAAGCGATTCTCACGTTCTCCCCTGGGATATGCTCCCCGGGAGGTGGATCAATTCCTTGTGGAGGTTGCCGAGGCGTTGGGGGAAGCAGCGGACAGGCACCGTGAACTGGGGCGCAAGGCCAAGCGGCTGGAAGCGAGGCTCCAGGAATACCGGCAACGGGATGAGACCCTGCGCGACACCCTTATGAGCACCCAGAAGATGGTGGATGAACTCAAGGTCGCGGCAGGCAGGGAGGCGGAGATTGTGTTGCAGGAAGCCAACTCCAAAGCGCGATCCATCGTGCAGCGTGGCCATGAGCGTTTGGCCCAACTGCATGATGAGATTGAGGCGCTCAAGCGGCAACGCAATCAGTTTCGTATTCAGGTCAAAGGATTGGTGCAGGCCCATTTGGAATTATTGGAGGGCCGGGATCCGGAACAGGATCGCCTGGAGGATTTGGAATCCCGTGTAAGTTTTTTGAAAAAGGCGGAGTAG
- a CDS encoding DUF167 domain-containing protein produces the protein MDSAGPLRKIGDGSWLLQVWVQPGAKNNAVSGLYQGCVKVRLGAPAVDNKANKALVRFMASAFGLRQRQVSLRDGHAARRKTLLIESENEPPWEKVLSMDAKK, from the coding sequence GTGGACTCGGCTGGCCCCTTGAGAAAAATCGGTGACGGCTCCTGGCTGTTGCAGGTTTGGGTGCAGCCCGGAGCCAAAAATAACGCTGTTTCCGGGTTGTATCAGGGATGTGTGAAGGTTCGATTGGGCGCACCGGCCGTCGACAACAAAGCCAATAAGGCTTTGGTTCGGTTCATGGCCTCCGCCTTTGGTTTGCGACAGCGACAAGTGTCGCTTCGCGACGGACATGCCGCAAGGCGTAAGACATTGCTGATTGAGTCGGAAAACGAACCTCCATGGGAGAAGGTGCTCTCCATGGATGCGAAAAAGTAA
- a CDS encoding DUF465 domain-containing protein, producing MEQADLGLIERYQEQDSELRALWEQHQEYERILQKYEGRPYLSPTQMQEIKQLKKKKLAGKTKLQQVLQQYREAEE from the coding sequence ATGGAACAGGCAGATCTCGGTTTGATCGAGCGTTACCAGGAGCAGGATTCCGAACTACGAGCCCTTTGGGAACAACATCAGGAATACGAACGCATTCTGCAAAAGTATGAGGGACGACCCTACTTGAGTCCCACACAGATGCAGGAAATCAAGCAACTGAAAAAGAAGAAGCTTGCCGGAAAGACTAAGTTGCAACAGGTGTTGCAGCAGTATCGCGAAGCGGAGGAGTGA